Proteins found in one Acanthopagrus latus isolate v.2019 chromosome 3, fAcaLat1.1, whole genome shotgun sequence genomic segment:
- the rpl15 gene encoding 60S ribosomal protein L15 gives MGAYRYMQELWRKKQSDVMRFLLRVRCWQYRQLSNLHRAPRPTRPDKARRLGYKAKQGYVIYRVRVRRGGRKRPVPKGATYGKPVHHGVNQIKFARSLQSTAEERAGRHCGGLRVLNSYWVGEDSTYKFFEVILIDPFHKAVRRNPDTQWITKAVHKHREMRGLTSAGKKSRGLGKGHKFHLTIGGSRRAAWKRRNTLQLRRYR, from the exons ATGGGAGCATATAGGTATATGCAGGAGCTATGGCGCAAAAAGCAGTCCGATGTGATGCGCTTTTTGCTCCGTGTCCGCTGCTGGCAGTACCGTCAGCTGTCCAACCTTCACCGTGCTCCTAGACCCACCAGACCTGACAAGGCCCGTAGGTTGGGCTACAAGGCCAAACAGG GTTACGTTATCTATCGTGTCCGTGTGCGCCGTGGCGGCCGTAAACGCCCTGTGCCCAAGGGTGCTACCTATGGCAAGCCAGTGCACCATGGCGTTAACCAGATCAAGTTTGCCCGCAGTCTGCAGTCTACTGCTGAG GAGCGTGCTGGCCGTCACTGCGGAGGCCTGAGAGTGCTGAACTCCTACTGGGTGGGTGAGGACTCCACCTACAAGTTCTTTGAGGTGATTCTGATCGACCCCTTCCACAAGGCTGTGAGACGCAACCCAGACACCCAATGGATCACAAAGGCTGTGCACAAGCACAGAGAGATGCGTGGCCTGACATCTGCAGGAAAGAAGAGCCGAGGCCTGGGCAAGGGGCACAAGTTCCACCTGACCATCGGAGGCTCCCGCCGTGCAGCCTGGAAGAGGCGCAACACCCTGCAGCTGCGCCGCTATCGTTAG